A region from the Diorhabda sublineata isolate icDioSubl1.1 chromosome X, icDioSubl1.1, whole genome shotgun sequence genome encodes:
- the LOC130451637 gene encoding inhibin beta chain-like, with protein sequence MNFFTVAVLVLVANSVNVTKAKVPSVFGVFFSNSKTENKDNSVENDETKDYSVINDEFTKLRIEYIKNQILKKLRLKEKPTITISELPKPVKEYESLLPSQDMSMQSSYSDDFYGKTTQAIVFPYEDEARCWRTIRFPSACLPFQMPNDIHTSEVAMAELWFHKEKDFLDEHNQTFVIYEVAHWDTKRSFQKTTPIAITETSLTEGWLRVDLTYVVKNWLDFPDFPVHAVNVVCKTCGMDKGESPVSFTNELKPFLVIYTHTQQRRTITHRRQRRSANCDSGITECCRESLYISFADIGWDDWIIKPEGYNAYFCKGSCTTAAAMTLSATQHNSILQKVMNGHKKRRVAGPEITPCCAAIQFQPLQLVYMHSNKTLTTKLLSNMIVDSCGCM encoded by the exons atgaatttttttacggTAGCGGTGTTGGTTTTGGTCGCGAATTCCGTGAATGTTACCAAAGCGAAAGTTCCATCCGTATTCGGtgtgtttttttcaaattctaaaacAGAAAACAAGGATAATAGTGTTGAAAACGACGAAACAAAGGATTATTCAGTGATTAATGATGAATTTACCAAGTTGAGGATAGAATATATCAAGAACcagattttgaagaaattgcgACTGAAAGAAAAACCTACAATAACAATATCTGAATTACCCAAACCGGTTAAAGAGTATGAAAGTCTCCTTCCAAGTCAAGATATGAGTATGCAAAGTAGCTATTCGgacgatttttatggaaaaacgACACAAGCCATTGTTTTTCCTTATGAAG aTGAAGCCCGTTGTTGGAGAACGATCCGTTTTCCTTCTGCGTGTTTGCCTTTTCAAATGCCAAATGATATTCATACTTCGGAAGTTGCGATGGCAGAATTGTGGTTTCAcaaagaaaaagattttttagatGAACATAATCAAACTTTTGTTATATACGAAGTTGCCCATTGGGATACAAAAAGAAGCTTTCAGAAAACGACGCCTATTGCCATTACAGAAACGAGCCTCACTG AGGGATGGTTAAGAGTTGATTTAACTTACGTAGTGAAGAATTGGCTGGATTTTCCTGATTTTCCTGTTCATGCCGTTAATGTAGTTTGTAAAACATGTGGAATGGATAAAGGAGAGTCACCAGTATCATTTACCAACGAGTTGAAACcatttttagtaatatataCTCATACCCAACAAAGAAGGACGATTACGCATAGACGACAAAGAAGATCCGCAAACTGTGATTCTGGAATAACAGAATGTTGCAGGGAAAGTCTTTACATTTCATTTGCGGACATCGGTTGGGATGATTGGATAATTAAGCCAGAAGGATATAATGCTTATTTCTGTAAGGGTTCTTGTACAACAGCTGCAGCCATGACTCTTAGTGCCACTCAGCATAATAGTATACTACAA AAAGTTATGAATGGTCATAAAAAACGAAGAGTAGCAGGACCCGAAATAACACCATGCTGTGCTGCAATTCAGTTTCAGCCCCTACAGTTAGTGTATATGCATAGCAATAAAACTTTAACGACGAAACTCTTATCTAATATGATAGTGGATAGTTGTGGGTGTATGTAG